A genomic region of Ictidomys tridecemlineatus isolate mIctTri1 chromosome 10, mIctTri1.hap1, whole genome shotgun sequence contains the following coding sequences:
- the Kremen2 gene encoding kremen protein 2 isoform X1: MGTQALQGLFLLLLPLLPLRGASAVSLYSPGLSECFQVNGADYRGHQNHTGPRGAGRPCLFWDQTQQHSYSSSSDPQGRWGLGAHNFCRNPDGDVQPWCYVAETEEGIYWRYCDIPTCHMPGYLGCFVDSGAPPALSGPSGTSTKLTVQVCLRFCRMKGYQLAGVEAGYACFCGSESDLARGRFAPATDCDQICFGHPGQLCGGDGRLGIYEVSVGSCQGNWTAPQGVIYSPDFPDEYGPDRNCSWVLGPTSAALELTFRLFELADPRDRLELRDAASGSLLRTFDGSRPPPPGPLRLRAAVLLLTFSSDARGHAQGFALTYRGLQDAAEDRTPPKGSAQTPAEPPEGANVSCSPRPGAPQAAMGARVFSTVTAVSVLLLLLLSLLRLLRRRSCVLARGKGPPALGPSRGAGRSWAVWYRRPQGVALPCPPGDPQAEGPATGYQPLSASSQSSLRSLISAL, from the exons ATGGGGACACAGGCCCTGCAGGGTCTCTTCCTCCTTTTGCTCCCTCTTCTGCCGCTGCGCGGGGCCTCGGCAGTAAGCCTGTACAGTCCAG GCTTGTCCGAGTGCTTCCAGGTGAATGGCGCCGACTACCGCGGTCACCAGAACCACACCGGTCCTCGAGGAGCTGGACGCCCGTGTCTTTTCTGGGACCAGACGCAGCAGCACAGCTACAGTAGCTCCAGCGACCCCCAGGGCCGCTGGGGGCTGGGCGCGCACAACTTCTGCCG GAACCCCGATGGTGATGTGCAGCCATGGTGCTATGTAGCTGAAACTGAGGAGGGCATCTACTGGCGCTATTGTGACATTCCCACATGTCACA TGCCTGGCTACCTGGGATGCTTTGTAGACTCCGGTGCACCCCCAGCTCTCAGTGGTCCCAGTGGCACCTCCACGAAGCTCACTGTCCAGGTGTGCCTTCGCTTCTGCCGCATGAAGGGCTACCAG CTGGCCGGTGTGGAGGCTGGTTATGCCTGCTTCTGTGGCTCTGAAAGCGACCTGGCCCGGGGACGCTTTGCTCCCGCTACGGACTGTGACCAGATCTGTTTTGGCCACCCGGGCCAGCTGTGTGGCGGTGATGGACGGCTAGGCATCTATGAAG TGTCGGTGGGCTCCTGTCAGGGAAACTGGACTGCGCCTCAGGGAGTCATCTACTCGCCGGACTTTCCCGACGAGTATGGACCAGATCGGAACTGCAGCTGGGTGCTGGGCCCGACCAGTGCCGCTTTGGAGCTCACCTTCCGCCTCTTTGAGCTGGCCGACCCGCGTGACCGGTTGGAGCTGCGCGACGCCGCCTCGGGCAGCCTGCTCCGCACCTTTGACGGCTCCCGCCCTCCTCCGCCCGGACCTCTGCGCCTGCGTGCAGCCGTGCTGTTGCTCACTTTCAGCAGCGATGCGCGCGGCCATGCGCAGGGCTTCGCGCTCACCTACCGCG GGCTGCAGGACGCTGCGGAGGACCGCACGCCCCCCAAGGGCTCGGCCCAGACGCCCGCAGAACCCCCCGAGGGGGCCAACGTGAGCTGCAGCCCTAGGCCTGGAGCCCCACAGGCTGCGATGGGGG CCCGGGTCTTCTCAACGGTGACGGCCGTctctgtgctgctgctgctgctcctgtctCTGTTGCGTCTGCTGCGCCGACG GAGCTGTGTTCTGGCTCGGGGAAAAGGGCCCCCGGCATTGGGACCTTCCCGGGGCGCCGGGAGAAGCTGGGCTGTGTGGTACCGCCGGCCCCAAGGGGTGGCCCTACCCTGTCCTCCTGGGGACCCCCAGGCAGAGGGTCCTGCCACCGGCTATCAGCCCCTGAGTGCCTCCAGCCAGAGCTCCTTACGCTCgctcatctctgctctctga
- the Kremen2 gene encoding kremen protein 2 isoform X2: MGTQALQGLFLLLLPLLPLRGASAVSLYSPGLSECFQVNGADYRGHQNHTGPRGAGRPCLFWDQTQQHSYSSSSDPQGRWGLGAHNFCRNPDGDVQPWCYVAETEEGIYWRYCDIPTCHMPGYLGCFVDSGAPPALSGPSGTSTKLTVQVCLRFCRMKGYQLAGVEAGYACFCGSESDLARGRFAPATDCDQICFGHPGQLCGGDGRLGIYEVSVGSCQGNWTAPQGVIYSPDFPDEYGPDRNCSWVLGPTSAALELTFRLFELADPRDRLELRDAASGSLLRTFDGSRPPPPGPLRLRAAVLLLTFSSDARGHAQGFALTYRGLQDAAEDRTPPKGSAQTPAEPPEGANVSCSPRPGAPQAAMGGAVFWLGEKGPRHWDLPGAPGEAGLCGTAGPKGWPYPVLLGTPRQRVLPPAISP, from the exons ATGGGGACACAGGCCCTGCAGGGTCTCTTCCTCCTTTTGCTCCCTCTTCTGCCGCTGCGCGGGGCCTCGGCAGTAAGCCTGTACAGTCCAG GCTTGTCCGAGTGCTTCCAGGTGAATGGCGCCGACTACCGCGGTCACCAGAACCACACCGGTCCTCGAGGAGCTGGACGCCCGTGTCTTTTCTGGGACCAGACGCAGCAGCACAGCTACAGTAGCTCCAGCGACCCCCAGGGCCGCTGGGGGCTGGGCGCGCACAACTTCTGCCG GAACCCCGATGGTGATGTGCAGCCATGGTGCTATGTAGCTGAAACTGAGGAGGGCATCTACTGGCGCTATTGTGACATTCCCACATGTCACA TGCCTGGCTACCTGGGATGCTTTGTAGACTCCGGTGCACCCCCAGCTCTCAGTGGTCCCAGTGGCACCTCCACGAAGCTCACTGTCCAGGTGTGCCTTCGCTTCTGCCGCATGAAGGGCTACCAG CTGGCCGGTGTGGAGGCTGGTTATGCCTGCTTCTGTGGCTCTGAAAGCGACCTGGCCCGGGGACGCTTTGCTCCCGCTACGGACTGTGACCAGATCTGTTTTGGCCACCCGGGCCAGCTGTGTGGCGGTGATGGACGGCTAGGCATCTATGAAG TGTCGGTGGGCTCCTGTCAGGGAAACTGGACTGCGCCTCAGGGAGTCATCTACTCGCCGGACTTTCCCGACGAGTATGGACCAGATCGGAACTGCAGCTGGGTGCTGGGCCCGACCAGTGCCGCTTTGGAGCTCACCTTCCGCCTCTTTGAGCTGGCCGACCCGCGTGACCGGTTGGAGCTGCGCGACGCCGCCTCGGGCAGCCTGCTCCGCACCTTTGACGGCTCCCGCCCTCCTCCGCCCGGACCTCTGCGCCTGCGTGCAGCCGTGCTGTTGCTCACTTTCAGCAGCGATGCGCGCGGCCATGCGCAGGGCTTCGCGCTCACCTACCGCG GGCTGCAGGACGCTGCGGAGGACCGCACGCCCCCCAAGGGCTCGGCCCAGACGCCCGCAGAACCCCCCGAGGGGGCCAACGTGAGCTGCAGCCCTAGGCCTGGAGCCCCACAGGCTGCGATGGGGG GAGCTGTGTTCTGGCTCGGGGAAAAGGGCCCCCGGCATTGGGACCTTCCCGGGGCGCCGGGAGAAGCTGGGCTGTGTGGTACCGCCGGCCCCAAGGGGTGGCCCTACCCTGTCCTCCTGGGGACCCCCAGGCAGAGGGTCCTGCCACCGGCTATCAGCCCCTGA
- the Paqr4 gene encoding progestin and adipoQ receptor family member 4, with protein sequence MAFLSGPRLLDWASSPPHLQFNKFVLTGYRPASSGSGCLRSLFYLHNELGNIYTHGLALLGFLVLVPMTMPWSQLGKDSWLGGTHCVACLVPPAASVLYHLFMCHQGGSSVYARLLALDMCGVCLVNTLGALPIIHCTLVCRPWLRPAALMGYTLLSAIAGWRALTAPSTSARLRAFGWQAGARLLVFGARAVGLGSGAPGSLHCYLRMDALALLGGLVNVARLPERWGPGRFDYWGNSHQIMHLLSVGSILQLHAGVVPDLLWAAHHACPPD encoded by the exons ATGGCGTTCCTGTCCGGGCCGCGCCTGCTGGACTGGGCCAGCTCACCTCCGCACCTGCAGTTCAATAAGTTCGTGCTGACCGGCTACCGGCCGGCCAGCAGCGGCTCCGGCTGCCTGCGCAGCCTTTTCTACCTGCACAACGAACTGGGCAACATCTACACACACG GGCTGGCCTTGCTGGGTTTCCTGGTGCTGGTGCCAATGACTATGCCCTGGAGTCAACTGGGAAAGGATAGCTGGCTGGGGGGCACACACTGTGTGGCCTGCCTGGTTCCCCCTGCCGCCTCTGTGCTGTATCACCTCTTCATGTGCCACCAAGGGGGCAGTTCTGTATACGCCCGGCTTCTTGCTCTTGATATGTGTGGAGTCTGCCTCGTCAACACCCTCG GGGCCCTGCCCATCATCCACTGCACCCTGGTCTGTAGGCCCTGGCTGCGCCCGGCTGCCCTGATGGGCTACACCCTGCTGTCTGCTATAGCCGGCTGGCGAGCCCTCACTGCCCCTTCCACCAGTGCCCGACTCCGAGCCTTTGGCTGGCAAGCTGGGGCCCGTCTGCTGGTGTTTGGGGCCCGTGCAGTAGGGCTGGGCTCAGGGGCTCCAGGTTCCCTGCACTGCTATCTGCGCATGGATGCGCTGGCACTGCTTGGAGGGCTGGTGAATGTGGCCCGCCTACCAGAGCGCTGGGGTCCTGGCCGCTTCGACTACTGGGGCAACTCCCACCAGATCATGCATCTGCTCAGCGTGGGCTCCATCCTACAGCTGCACGCCGGTGTTGTGCCTGACCTGCTCTGGGCCGCCCACCACGCCTGTCCCCCAGACTGA
- the Pkmyt1 gene encoding membrane-associated tyrosine- and threonine-specific cdc2-inhibitory kinase, giving the protein MPVPAEGTPPPLSGTPIPVPAYFRHAEPGFSLKRPGGLSRSLPPRPPAKGSIPISRLFPPRTPGWHQPHPRRVSFRNEASETLQSPGYDPSRPESFFQQSFQRLSRLGHGSYGEVFKVRSKEDGRLYAVKRSMSPFRGPKDRARKLAEVGGHEKVGQHPRCVRLERAWEEGGILYLQTELCGPSLQQHCEAWGASLPETQVWGYLRDTLLALAHLHGQGLVHLDVKPANIFLGPRGRCKLGDFGLLVELGATGASEAQEGDPRYMAPELLQGSYGTAADVFSLGLTILEVACNMELPHGGEGWQQLRQGYLPPEFTAGLSAELRSVLVMMLEPDPQLRATAEALLALPMLRQPRPWNILWCMAAEALSRGWALWQALLTLLCWLWHSLAHPASWLQPPGPPVTPPGSPPCSLLDSSLSSSWDDDSIGPSLSPEAILTRAARSTSTPRGRYTPRDALDLSNMDSELPRSSCPSFEPRNLLSLFEDSLDPA; this is encoded by the exons ATGCCTGTGCCTGCTGAGGGTACCCCACCACCTCTAAGTGGCACCCCTATCCCAGTCCCAGCCTACTTCCGCCATGCAGAGCCTGGCTTCTCCCTCAAGAGGCCTGGGGGGCTCAGTCGAAGCCTCCCACCCCGGCCCCCTGCCAAGGGTAGCATCCCAATTAGTCGTCTCTTTCCTCCTCGGACCCCGGGTTGGCATCAGCCCCACCCCCGGAGGGTGTCATTCCGGAATGAGGCTTCAGAAACCCTGCAGAGCCCTGGGTATGACCCGAGCAGGCCAGAATCCTTTTTTCAGCAGAGCTTCCAGAGGCTCAGCCGTCTGGGCCATGGATCCTATGGAGAAGTCTTCAAG GTGCGCTCCAAGGAAGATGGCCGTCTCTATGCGGTCAAACGTTCTATGTCGCCATTCCGGGGTCCCAAGGACCGGGCCCGCAAGCTGGCTGAGGTAGGCGGCCACGAGAAGGTGGGGCAGCATCCACGCTGCGTGCGGTTGGAGAGAGCCTGGGAGGAGGGCGGCATCCTGTACCTGCAGACGGAGTTGTGCGGGCCCAGCCTTCAGCAACACTGTGAAGCCTGGGGCGCCAGCCTGCCCGAGACCCAAGTCTGGGGCTACCTTCGAGACACTCTGCTTGCTCTGGCCCACCTGCATGGCCAAGGCCTGGTTCACCTTGATGTCAAGCCTGCCAACATCTTCCTGGGGCCTCGGGGCCGCTGTAAGCTGGGTGACTTTGGCCTGCTGGTGGAGCTGGGTGCCACTGGAGCCAGTGAGGCCCAGGAGGGAGACCCCCGCTACATGGCCCCCGAGCTGCTGCAGGGCTCCTACGGGACAGCGGCAGATGTGTTCAG TCTGGGTCTCACCATCCTGGAAGTGGCCTGCAACATGGAACTGCCCCATGGTGGAGAGGGCTGGCAGCAGCTGCGCCAGGGCTACCTGCCTCCTGAGTTTACTGCTG GTCTGTCTGCTGAGCTGCGTTCTGTCCTTGTCATGATGCTGGAGCCTGACCCCCAGCTGCGGGCCACGGCTGAGGCCCTGCTGGCCCTGCCCATGCTGAGGCAGCCAAGGCCCTGGAATATCCTGTGGTGCATGGCTGCTGAAGCCCTAAGTCGAGGCTGGGCTCTATGGCAG GCTCTGCTCACCCTGCTGTGCTGGCTTTGGCACAGCCTAGCTCACCCTGCCAGCTGGCTGCAGCCCCCAGGTCCACCAGTGACCCCACCTGGCTCGCcaccctgcagcctcctggataGCAGCCTCTCCAGCAGCTGGGATGATGACAGCATAGG GCCTTCGCTCTCCCCAGAGGCCATCCTGACCCGGGCTGCCAGGAGTACTTCCACCCCCCGGGGCAGGTACACACCAAG GGATGCCCTGGACCTAAGTAACATGGACTCAGAGCTTCCTCGGAGTTCCTGTCCTTCCTTTGAGCCTAGGAACCTCCTCAGCCTATTTGAGGACTCACTGGACCCAGCCTGA